The DNA sequence ATGACTGAAAAAATCGAAACTACCTGGATTGAAAGTTTTAGCTAATGCATTTTTTGCAATTGAATAAGCTAGTTCAAAATCTTTATCAACAAATTTAACTGCATTAATGCGCATAATATCAATGAATTGCTGTTCAATAATTGGCAAGGATTGATAGAGCTCATCATTAATTAATTGTAGTTGTGTACTCAGTTTATGCCAATGAGCACCATCATTTGCTGTAATTAAAGAATCTTTTAAGGCATAATAAAAAGAACTATTACTATAGTTGGTACGGGCAATTATTGAATCAATCGAGACACCCATACGGTTTAAGAGGGCAATAACCAACTCAAAAGATGGTGATTGCTTATTTGCTTCGATGCGGACCAATGTAGCTACACTGCAGATATCATTACAAAGTTCTGCTTGTGAAATATTTTTTGCTACACGAATACTCTTGATATGATTGCCAATTTTAAAGTCAACATTCATTCACATTCCTCGCTATCACATTATTTTCTCTCCATACCCCGTATTTTTTTATATAATATCATTTTATCGGGGTTTGCGCAATAATATTCACAATCTACACTAATTTTACAAAAAAACACCGCGTGCT is a window from the Culicoidibacter larvae genome containing:
- a CDS encoding helix-turn-helix domain-containing protein, whose protein sequence is MNVDFKIGNHIKSIRVAKNISQAELCNDICSVATLVRIEANKQSPSFELVIALLNRMGVSIDSIIARTNYSNSSFYYALKDSLITANDGAHWHKLSTQLQLINDELYQSLPIIEQQFIDIMRINAVKFVDKDFELAYSIAKNALAKTFNPGSFDFFSHEELRLINALLQFDHSPEHLVLTHKALEWAEKQPESVKDYPACMLLLTGLLITSYMQGDWQNAFHYASRGYKMAITKNGFKFVPNFLFAQGMSLYQLNTDLERARLDMKEALHFCYQYEMPELYDVLLQDIREFNIELEKDN